The genome window tttgctctggTGAATACAGTAGAGCAGAATATGAgcaagaaatttattctctttgttatattgatttaaatataatgtgaaaAGATGGGATGATAACTTATCTTGTATAAACcgttttttgtagaaatggaaattAGACAACTTCAAAAGGGTGTTAGCAAGCTAGCCAAACTCAATGAAgatctgttatttaaaaatctaaaattccccttctttaaaattttgacttttgTCCAGACACATTATCAGCACCCTCTTTTATCCACTATAATCTCCAAATGAGGCCTTAGGgatgcaaaaatctttatgcTGCTGCTAAAGATCCCTGAGAAATCCTTTTGATTACAGAAATGAGTAAAGACAGAGCTGCACATTCTTAGCTAAATAAATAatgcctttaaaataatttctctttcaaataatCAGAAGCACAAGTCAACATCAAAGATGGGATTTCAAAGGCATAGAAACAAGGGCAGAGCTGAAAATTATACcaagcttaaaacaaaaataaatgagcctAATTGAAAAGCTATTTGTGTCTACTGAAAGAGTAGAAACTGTATTCCACAATCTCACAGTTCTGGGACAagatcccctcctccttcctccaagCTCGCCTACCTTTCTCCTTGCAGCTCATCGGAGCACCTCCCAGGATTTAATCAAGAGACAGCCTTGGAAATCTACAACCAAAgtcccagttttatttttataaggaaataaatgggaaaattaaaaaaaaaatgctatggaCATAGGAGatacaataaggaaaaaaaaaaaccctcaaatcaAATTCTTATTAGGACATATATTGTTCATTTTTAGAGTGGGTCAGATTGAGTTAAATAGGATGATTGTATTCATGTAGCATGTAGCAGGCAAATGGGTATATGGAGTGTCTATGAAATTTCTCTCTTGCAATTCTTGATGATCATACTAACAGCATTTTTACTCTCTGTAAACTTCTTAGACTTCTTGTGTTTCCAACATGCCCTCAAGTACTAGGATTGCTTTGGTTCAtgttaaaatacagatataaacAAGTGCCTCAGATATCGCTGCCTGGACTAAACAAGTACACAGTAATTGTGACACATGTCTACCAGAGTATATAATGCCTCACAGTTCCATGGAAACACCCGACATTACCGCACTATTGGTTTTGTAGCTTTTTCACACTACACACTCTAGAAATATCTATTCCTTGTActgacttttctcttttatatcctTGTGAGATTAACATCTTGCCCAATCAGGCTAACACACAGTCTACATGAGGCATCAGTATTCCTTTGTGCCTGCTTCTCACCCAGTACCTGAAGCATGTTTTTGGTGCTATGCTCCATCTTGCACCCGCTATTGGGTTCAATAATCCAACAACCATTGCCATTGAAGTACATGACAATTGTGGcaataagaaaattttctaattGATTATTGGACTGGTGGAGGCTgtcagggatttttgtttttgagtgtTGAGGCACGTTGGATGAGAATCACTGTTTTgaatctgttttaaaaagaagtgatTGCTTCTCTTACCAATTTCCTACTCTTAAGATCTTGACTACTCTGCTTTGTGTCAACCTCTGAAATTGAGATGACTTTTGGCAACTCTATCTGAAAATCTTACAAGTCTCATTTAGGGGATTTGTGCACTGTCATCTGTAGGAAAAGATCAACCTATGCCTGAGGCAGGTGTTAGAGGGAATACTGTATTGAGTGAACAGGTGCTCACATCATATTTAGGAAAAATTTCAACACCATTCAATTAATTGTAAGAAACAGCATTTTTGTACTGCTCTACAATATGCAATTATAGCCCCAAAATATAGAGAACGAGTAAGGATattcatgtttgtgtgtgtttgtatgaatGTTTATGTAGGTGTATGTGTTAACCCTAGAAAAGTTAGCATATATTtgtagaataattattttaatttttgaaatgttgttAGTTCATGCCATGCTTCATTTTTGGCTGAAACTCAATCATAAAACTTGATCCTGCATTAATGAGTTATAATAGATTGCTATAGAAGGAAACAGTGGGAATGAGGGTATGGTTGAGATCAAAATATTTATCTACATCTTTCTATGCATGTGGCAATTCTTGTGTAGCTTCATAACACTCTTTGCATCTTTTTAAATCCTGATCATCATGCATGGTATCCCATGTAGCTCTAAATGTTCAATATAAAATGCTAACTTGCCTCTCCACCCACATCAGTTTCACAATCACTAGCACCTATTTCTTCCCTCCTTGAGCTTCTTCACTTAGAATAAGAATCTGTTCCATGGCATGTGCATCCTTCTGGTAAATTAAGTCTcccctttttctgttttcaaggaTGGGAGGAACGGTTTTATTGGACACCAACTGGGCGGGGTAGTGGAAGTACCAAACAGCAAGGATCAGCGGGTCAAGTCAGCCAGAGCCATTCAAATCACCTACTACCTCCAGACCTATGGCTCTGCCACCCAAGACCTCATAGGGGAGAAGTGGGAGAATGAGTTCTGTAAGCTTATGAGGAAGCTCCAGGAGGAGCACCAAGACCTCCAGCTCTACTCTTTAGCATCCTTTAGCCTCTGGAGAGACTTTCACAAGACCAGCATCATGGCCAGAAGCAAAGTCCTGGTGAGCCTCGTGCTGATCCTGACCACAGCCACCCTCTCCAGCTCCATGAAGGACTGCTTGCGCAGTAAGCCCTTCCTGGGCCTCCTGGGGGTGCTCACGGTGTGCATCTCCATCATCACGGCAGCAGGGATCTTCTTCATCACCGATGGAAAGTACAACTCCACCCTGCTGGGAATCCCGTTCTTCGCCATGGGTAACTATCCATCCTTGTGGTAATCGGATTCTTACCGGTTTGGGGCAAGGTAGTATATTTCTTGAATTCTCAGGTGGAAATCTGTTTGAATTTTGCATTGGTGTATCCATGtgattatgtaaaattttaccTAGGGTTGTGTCTGTTTTCATGTTATTGGACCTTTTGGGAAGTTATGGGATGACCAAAACGTCTTCCCATTTAATTTAATGCTATCAAGTGTTTTTAAATACCACAACATTGGGATTCTCTACTCAGATTTCTCAAACATTGTAGGTCAGGGGTTATGAGAGGATTATGAGAGACAGAACTAAGAAGAACCAAGACCTACTTCAGACAAAACCTTATGGTTTATGTTTATGGGCATCCTCAAGTTGATGGTAGTGACGAGTGAGTATTATGAGATGAAAATTCTGACAACTAATGATATAGCCTAATCTCAAAGAACTTCTTAAGTAAACtttattaattaacttatttCAGAGTTTTTGCACAGAATATATTCCATTCTTCCACCTCTGTATAAACTAAAACCTTCCTACTTCCAATTGGAtgtattctctaatttttttcatctctggcaaaaataattaatgaatatctTCAGTCAAAATTATCCCTTCTTGTAAGTTTTCTCCCAGTTATACATAAATGTTCTAGAaaatggtgtgtgtatatgtgtgtgtgtgtgtgtatgttcttgCAAAGAAGATCAAGTCTGGGAATAAAAATGAGTGAGGGCACAGCAACAAGACTAATGTGTCTTATCAGAGAAGACATGATAATGGTGATATCTGTGGAACTGCCAAAGGGTTCTACACGTCAGGTGTGATATAATTCCCCGTGTGTAGCGATTTAGAGTCAGCTTTAAATAGCCTCCAGGTGGTGAGCTGATATGAGCAAAAGAGGCTTCAGCtataaaataattgcttttccCTCCCCAGGTTAAAAATCAGCTCTAAATTACagctttataattaaataaaaaagatgtagGCATGAGATCAGGAAGTCTTCTATGTGACCCAGCCCTGCTGTAtctccctgctttttttttcaacttaGCAAACATTTTCGAGAACATCACAAAGGGAATTATATTGTAGGTGCTGGGGTCAAACTTCTTTATCTGGAAACCCAACTTCATTGTGGCCATATTAAGTCAGTTCATCTccttaagcttcagtttcctcttgtaTAAAATGGGACGTGCGATGGcataattttcaaagaatttcttttttaaaaaatataactttaaataataatataagattTATAAGAACCATACAGCATGATTCACAAATGAAGCATGATTCATTCAAGGTTGACAAATTAAACATCTTAGGGCTTGCTAGGGCTTTTTCTAAAATGGCTGGTGAACTAATTAGATAATGGAAAGATTTCTCGGGAAAAGGCAGAATTACATATTccatacaaataaaaactatcaCTACTGATGCTGGATTGTAATATAGGCTTTTACAAAACCAGAGTAGTGTTTTCATTCCTTAAACAAATAACAGGAACACTAGGAGCTACAGTGAGGAAAAAATCCTGACCCTTCTACATATACTTTATACCTCTTCCAGTGACCTTTGAAATCATACATAAACCCCAGATGGTGTGGGTGTGGACTTTAGAAAGACTAGTTAATGGTTATTCTTCAAGATTCCTGCAATTAAAGtccttaaaatattctgaaagaaatgttTCTGTTATGTTCTGAAAACATAGCAATGAAAGACCTATAAACATATACTTATTtaaggccgggctcggtggcccatgcctgtaatcctagcactctgggaggctggtggatcgtttaaggtcaggagttcgaaaccagcctgagcaagagcgagactctgtctctactaaaaatagaaagaaagtaattgggcaactgaaaatatatagaaaaaattagccgggcatggtgacgcatgcctgtagtcccagctacttgggaggctgaggcagtaagattgcttgagccttaCTCAagcaatttgaggttgctgtgagctaggctaatgccacagcactctagcctgggcaacagagggagactctgtctcaaaaaaaaaaaaaaaaaatatatatatatatatatatatatatatatatatttaagattttgcTCCGTCAAGGGGAAATttcttttattgtgttttgttttgcttataaaCTGATTGTAGTAGTAAAGAAGACAAGTCTGAGAACTGTCGAAATAAAAGGAACATTCCATAGGATTAGAAAACCTGGATTTTCATCCCAGTTTTCCTCCTAACTTTGTGTGCTATATTGGGCAGTTATGTATGGTCCCTTTGTCCCAGTCCTTTGTATGTAAAATGAAGGGTTTGGAATTTTTAGCCCTAAATTTTGAAGATTCTAcaatattatttgtttctttattttattgaagttAGAATTTAATCATTCCTTTATAAAAACATGTAAGCTATGTATCATCCTCAAACCTCTGATATGTAGTTGTCTTTGTTGCCTTCtaatgtgtgtggggggagacAAAGACTTTAGAATAGAAAAATTCCAGCCTTGCATACACACAAAGTTGTGAGACATAGAGAGCACATTGCTGTGGAGGTGGTAGGGTGCAATGTGATGTTAAACATAAATAAACTGAGTTTGGTGCATATGTATGTACTGGTGGTTCACACAACACTGTATCATACCAGTCCTTTGGTTAATTAAAGTTTACATGGTGTGAAAATTGTTTAACCCAAGTTTAGTTGGGTataagggaaagaagccaaactctttTTAGAAACTTCTATTTCTATCTCTGTCATTCTGCGATGATTTCTTGAGTTAGTGAATATTTACTCCATTATGCACTAAGATTTAAAGCATTCACTGTCACCAAAACTCATCCGTGAGGCTGGGTTTGTCATTGATGGTGTTTGTTATTCAAACTGAACCAGCTTAGCTATTTTAGCTGACCGTCTTCCTTGTGTACTGCATCtgcttattctttttctctggtcAATCATCCACTTAATATTCCCAATGCCATTTCAGAGGCACACATACTAAACCAAAAtatcttgcatttttttcaagCCAGTGCCAATTTTTATACTTTGTCCTGGTGTTCCCAtaagtaaatttatatttgtCAAATTATATGTCCCAGATCTAGGTTTAGAAAAGAAGGCAATTGTAGGTATATGCAGTCTCTCTAGCAAAGTATTCAGAGAGAAATCCAgaattagaataaatttttaaaaatatctaaaatgacCTCATTTAGTTCCAGCCTAACATCCTTTCTCTATCTAAGCACAAACCAATGAGAATGCCACTAATTTAATTTATTACTCATTGTCAGCCTTTTTTGCACCTCATTTGCTTTATGCGGATGTGTTTCCTCTTTCTGGAAGGAGAAATATGGGCTAATATCACACACAGAAGCCAAACTGGCTCATGCTGTCCTTTGCTGATATTCTGTGGATAGTTGCCAAGGACATAAGTAGCCCTGGttcactattattttttctgtccATTCTGAGGTTGTGTTATGTGCTGAGGATCTCTCTTTCATCAGCTTGACACCACTGGACACACACCACTGACTGACTGGGTTTTTGCAGGTGATCCCAAGGTTTTCAGAAACAGATGTTCATTCGTCATCCCAAACTGAGCTCCATTCatctattaatttattcaaatatttatggagcctCTACTATGTTCAAAAGAATTTTGGGTTCTAGAATAAAAGACATTGAACAGAACTGCTCAAGTTTTTATCCTCATGAACCTTATGAGCCTTAGGCCTGTGGAGGGGAGAAATAGTAcaacataaataaagaaatatgaactTTGTTATATTGTTGATAAGTGATataaaggctaaaaataaagcaagcaagaTAAGGTATTAGGAGCATAGGTCAAATAAAAGCCTTTCTAAAGAATAACATTGAAGCAGAGAAGCCAAATGAAGTGAAAGTGGAAGTCGTGTAGTCAACTGAGCAGAGTGACTCCGGCAAAGAGAACTCTGTGTGCAAAGGCTTTGAGATGGGACCTTGCTTGCTGAAGTTAAGGAAGAGCAAGAAAGtgagtgtggctggagcagagggggcAACGGTCTGAGTGTTAGGAGATGGGGCCAGATCATGTAGGGCATGCAGAATTAATAATTCAGATTTTTATTCTGGGTGAGATTGAAAGATATTTGAAGTGTTTTGAGATAGGAGGGTGTGGTCTGAAATTATCTTTGGCTACATTACATAAATTAGTCTGCAGTAAGGCAAGAATGATTATAAGGAAACTAAAAGGATATTGCAAAATGTGCTTGGGATATACATAGTGGCATGAGATAGCATGGGAACAGGGATGGTGATAAAAAGGAATTAGACTCAGGATATCTATTTGAAAATAGACTGGATAGGATTTACTAAAGGATCAAATAcagcatataaaagaaaaaggagtcaaGGAGGACCCAAAGTTTTGAGGACCAAATAATTTATAGAATGCAGTTTTCATTTACTATAGTATGGAGGAGGAATAAGTCTTAGgtggaaaaaatcaaaagttgAGTTTTGCATCTGCTAAATTATAGACACCTAGTAGGTGTCCAAGTGGAGAAACATGGAGTTAGTGATATAAGACAGCACAGATAGCATAGACAGTATAGATCAGGTTCAGAGATAAAATTTATAAGTTTGAATTGGAGATACAAATTTGAGATCCACCATGGCATAGCTAATATTGAAAGTTTTGGAATCTGATAAGATCaaccagaaagataaatatagaaagataatAGAAGACATCTGAGATTTGAGCCTTGGGGCATTCCAATGCTTAGAGATTGTGAAGATGAGGATGATTTAGAAAATGATACTAAGAAGGATCAGACAGTGAGATGGCATGAGAACCAAGACAGAATAGTGTTCCAATAGCAAAGTAAAGAAAGTATTTCATGAAAGAGCAAAAGATCAATTGTTCCAAAAGCTACTGTGCAATTGTGCCCAATGAGAACCTAGCCATTTGATTTAGCAATATGAAGGCCCTTGGTGACTTTGACAAAAGCTGCTTGGGGGACTGATGACAATGAAAAGGTAACTTAAAGAGGTTCAATAGCAAttggaggaaaggaaatgaagataGTAAAGATAATTCCTTCAAGGAGTTTTGCATTAAAGGGAAATTAATAATGTTTTCATGATGGAAACGTATAGGatagaaagaaaatgtcatagtaaggaagagagaggaggaaatttCAGAGGCAATACCACTGACTAGGAGAGAAGGGACTGGATTCAGAGCACAGGTGAAGTCATTGGctttaaataaaagattagaTGGTTCATCTgctacaagaaaaagaaaggcaaaatatatGGGTGGATCCAGATAAATTGGTGCATATGGGGTTGGGAGCATGTGAAGCGTCTCTGTAGTTTCAACTTTGTCAGTAAAATATTAAGCAAATCATCAGTGGAGAATAATCTTGGGGAAAGAGGTATTGATTTGTGGAAAGTGAAGAGAGTTTgagtcactttggaaaatggaaGACTGAGTTAAACAAGAAAATGTAGGAAGATAAGAAGGAAACACTAAGGACTCACTTGAAGTTTGTGttcatgaattaaaaaaagaaatcaatcaacATGGTTGCTGATTTTTTAACTTCCACCTACATATAGCTGGGTGGAGGAGTCAAATAGGTGTTGAGTTgaatttaatcagaaaaaaagataaaaaaagaaaaaatgaggtttACAGTATATGCAGAGATGTGACTATAATGACAGACTATGAAAATTATACAGGTCAGGGTCATCTAGATCATGATGAGATAACAAGTAATGCTTTAAATCAAATTAACATAACAAGCATGTATTTATTGCTCATATCACATATGAGCCGGGAAGCTCTTTTGTCAGCTCTTCTCCAACAGAGACTGGGGGATCCAGGACGCCTCCATATTGCAACTCTGCCTTCTCAGAATTTGTTCTTTCAGCCATGTACAGAGAGGAGAGAACAGTTAGAAAACTCACACTTACATGTGGCTGCCTTGCACCAAAAGCAATACAGTCACTTCTCATAACATTCTATTGGCCAGAACTAGATACATGGCCACAAGCCAACAGCAAGGGAGTGGAGAAAATGTAGATGAGCAAATGGATTGTTTTATGAGCATCAAGTGTCTTTTCCACACAAACTAAgccaaacaaaaaaggaaatgacaaTGTTATTCCCTATCATCAtcttaataaaaaattcagaagatgaaatattacaattttttttatgaGGACAGAGAACTGTTTTAAGTTGGGGTCTGTTCTAGTCATCTATGACTATATAACAAAGACCACAAAACTTAGGAGtataaaacaatcattttattatgcACTTGGATTCTGTGGGTCAGTAATTTGGAAAAGGTAGAGTAGGGTCAGCTCTTTCCACCTCTACAACATCTGGGGATGACTCAAATAGCTGAGGGTGACTTGAATGCCTGGGGACTAGAACAGCTGGGGCTGGAGCAACCACTTCTAAGGTGGTTTCTTTGCTCACATGGCTGGTACCAAGTCTGGGATCTCTGATGGACAGTCTCAGATGGGATGGGACTGTTGAACATAGCACCTAAATGTGGCCTCTCTAAGCATGATGGTCTCAGAGTAGTCAGACTACTTATATGTTGGCTCAGGGGTCCAGGAAAAAGTATTG of Microcebus murinus isolate Inina chromosome 5, M.murinus_Inina_mat1.0, whole genome shotgun sequence contains these proteins:
- the PTCHD4 gene encoding patched domain-containing protein 4 isoform X3, with the translated sequence MRRPGAPASWIWWRMLRQVLRRGLQSFCHRLGLCVSRHPVFFLTVPAVLTITFGLSALNRFEPEGDLERLVAPSHSLAKIERSLASSLFPLDQSKSQLYSDLHTPGRYGRVILLSPPGDNILLQAEGILQTHRAVLEMKDGRNGFIGHQLGGVVEVPNSKDQRVKSARAIQITYYLQTYGSATQDLIGEKWENEFCKLMRKLQEEHQDLQLYSLASFSLWRDFHKTSIMARSKVLVSLVLILTTATLSSSMKDCLRSKPFLGLLGVLTVCISIITAAGIFFITDGKYNSTLLGIPFFAMGNYPSLW